AAGTCCGCGTAATCAGCGAAGTACTCGACGAGGTCCGCGATCCGGTCCGAATCGATCGCTTCCAGCGAGTCTAACAACATGAACGGCACCGTCTCGTGGAGGTCGTGCACCAGATAGCCCGCCAGCGCGAATATCAATCCCGTCACCTCCCGCTCGCTCTCCGAGAGGTGCTCGATCGTGTCCTCGTAGGCCGCCCCGTTCTCCGTCGTCCGCACGATGTGCAACTCGAACCGCGTCTGGCCGTCACTTCCCGACGGATTCTCGATCCGCTCGATCCAGATCCGCTCGATGTTCTCGTAGCCCAATAGCTCCAGAATCGACTCCATGTGCTCGTTGAACGATTCGACCGCTTCCGCCTCGATCTGATCGATCTTCGTCCGCTGATCCGTCAGCTCTTCCACGAGCTCCGAGCGCTCTTCCCGGAGTTCGTCCGCCCGCTCGACGTCCGCTTCGATCGACTCGATCTCTTCGGTCACTTCCTCGAGATCCGACTCCAGACTGTCGATCTCGAACTCCAGTTGGTTTGCCTCCTTGTGCAGCGACAGGATCTCCTCGAAATCAGCCGATTCGAGGTTCTCCACGTCCGACTCTAAGGCTTCGACCTCCTCGGTCAGCGACTCGCGGTTCTGCTTCAGCGCGTCGATTTGCTCGTCGCGCCGCTGGAGTTCCGACTCGATGTCGTCGAGTTTGCGTTCGATCTCCTCGCGGCGGCGCTGTTTCTTCGTCGCCTCCCGCTGGGCCTCCTTCTTCTCTTCCAGCCTCGTTTTGATGTCGTTCAATTCGTCGACTTTCTCCGTGCGCAGGCGTTTCAGCCGGTCGATCGTCGATTCGATCTGCTCGCGCTCGACGGAGGAGCCGCAGGTCCAACACACCACGGTCTCGGACTCGGAGGCGACCAGTTGATCGGTCACCGAGCCCTCGCCGCTGTCGGCGGCCGTGCCGCCGTCTTCTAAGAGGTCGTAGTCTTCGGCTTCGAGGCGTTCCTCGTTGTACTGGATGAGGCTGCGGAGTTCGTTGATCTCCGTGTTGAGGTCCTGGCGCTCGGTTCGCAAGCGGTCGATGTCGGCTTCGAGGTTTTGGTGCTCGCCCATCGGCGCCTCGGGCAGTTCCTCGAGGTCGTCTTCGAGGTCGCTGCGCTCGCGTTTCAGCGAGGAGATGCTCTCCTCTTGGCGTTCGATTTTGCGACGGATGGATTCCAGTTCCGAGCGGGTCGAGCGGAGTTCTTGGAGTTTCTCTTCGAGTTCGGCTTGCTCTTTGCGGCCTTCTTCGACGTCGCGGCTGCTGTCGTCGATGTCGGCTTCGAGGTCGGCGAGTTCTTCGCGTTTGTCCTCGATTTTCTCGC
This portion of the Halobellus litoreus genome encodes:
- a CDS encoding archaea-specific SMC-related protein — translated: MATSEQLTDSAHFSVENVGGIDHTEVDIPPGVTVLTGKNATNRTSFLRSIMAAMGSHRVSLKGDADDGRVELTLDGTTYERTLTRAGDGVTFDGDAYLDDPAVADLFAFLLETNDARQAAARGEQLRDVIMRPVDVDAIRSQIRSLEDQKGDINDELARIESNKRDLPDLEQQRTQLREKIEDKREELADLEADIDDSSRDVEEGRKEQAELEEKLQELRSTRSELESIRRKIERQEESISSLKRERSDLEDDLEELPEAPMGEHQNLEADIDRLRTERQDLNTEINELRSLIQYNEERLEAEDYDLLEDGGTAADSGEGSVTDQLVASESETVVCWTCGSSVEREQIESTIDRLKRLRTEKVDELNDIKTRLEEKKEAQREATKKQRRREEIERKLDDIESELQRRDEQIDALKQNRESLTEEVEALESDVENLESADFEEILSLHKEANQLEFEIDSLESDLEEVTEEIESIEADVERADELREERSELVEELTDQRTKIDQIEAEAVESFNEHMESILELLGYENIERIWIERIENPSGSDGQTRFELHIVRTTENGAAYEDTIEHLSESEREVTGLIFALAGYLVHDLHETVPFMLLDSLEAIDSDRIADLVEYFADYADFLVVALLPEDAQALDEEFTRVTSI